The Macadamia integrifolia cultivar HAES 741 chromosome 4, SCU_Mint_v3, whole genome shotgun sequence genome contains the following window.
AAACTagtccaacaacaacaataaaaatcATGAATGCAACTTTAATTGCACATCAGCGAAAGTCTTCTAAGCTGAATATCCATAACTCTCAGGTCAACTGGCAACGAGGCTACATTTGCAGCAGACACCTAACAACAGCAGCATTTGTGGAAACAAGTCAGAAATGCAAGCTGATCCCACTACTTTGCTCTCAATGTCCAGTAGCATTTGAGGAAGCAATCAGCAGGCAAAGTTGATTCCACAAATTTGCGCCCTGATGTTCATGTAGCTGCTTGACACATAAATGACCACCACCACATAATTTGATTTGGTTAGCCAACCTTTGACAACTTGGTAACCCTTACAGAAAGGCAGAAATATCTATATAGACAGATGATAATGAACAGTGGTCGGTCATGAAGGATATGCAATGTGGTGTCATTtaaaaacatataaaattagAGTATTCAATTTATTTATATGGAATACTGAAGTAGAATCTACAAAAAAATTGGGGACATTGGGGACTGAAACTGGAATGATGAGATGAATTGCAATTAAATTTTCGATGAGTTCAAATTTCACTGAAGGCCTTTGGCAGGAAAGacaattttgaaatttggaagTTGGTCAGGtggaaaacaaatttgaaaacCAAAACCACGATCAAAACAGCTCTAACCACCAAAAATCTTTCTGCATTCTCAAGAACACCAGGTTACCAATATTGTATAATTCCCGAAAGAGATAGTCGACCTGCCACTCCGTCGTTTGTCGCTGGGGGTCCTTCCTGTTGTGAAAATCTCTTGGTTCTCTAAACCATTCAATCTATTTCAGGAGTGAACTAGAATGAATGGACAGAGCACACAAATCAGATCAGAGGAACACCTGTTATTGCTCTGCTAAATTAGAAGCACCCATCTTCCTCCAATGATTCCTATAACTAATTACTCCCAAAGCAAATCCGTCTCATGAAGAAGACCATGGACTTTCTCGCCAAGTTCACTCCATCATCCAatcctcctcttctccttcagAAAAAGCCGAAATCCTGAAACTACCGAATTGGGTGTCTCTGACAAGAAGTTCATCTGTAATACGATCCAAATCGCTCCCGTCATAGCTCTCTCCATCAGAATATGCTATGGAGAGTAGACCATCATCATCGAAATCATTATCCCCATCCGAGAACTCATCTATCCTCCTGCCAACGGACATGAAGTCCTCCTCCGCCACCTCTCCGTTCTCGACCCCAATCCAAGGAACCCATAAATCAGCATGTCGGCCCAAAGCCCTCTGCCAATCGCCCACAACAACGGTTCTCAGATTAGAATCCCGAGCCCTTCTAAGCATATCAGAGAAGTCAGAGTCGTCAGAAACCAAAAACAACCAATCGATACCGCGGCTCATGGAATGCTGCATCTGTCTCTTAAGAGCCCAATCGGCCGCCTGCGGTTTATCTTCCACAGTCTTCACAAAAACCCCAGCACGGCGAAGCTCCGAAGCAAGGCCATACCCAACCTTAGGAGTAATCAAAGACCTCGCAGCCTCATTATACTTGTGGTTCCCACTGATGAATCGCTCTTTGAAACGCTGGCGCTTCTTGCCCTTCAGGGAACGCATTCTACTGAGCTTCTTCTGTCGCTCGCGCTCGTGGAGCTGCTTGAAATGCTTCTTGAGGTCGAGGTTGGTGCGGCACTTGCGACCGCAGACGCCACAGACGTAGGGCTCAGCAGGGGTGGAGAGACCCTTGCGTTCAAGGATATTCGTGCGGCGTTTCTCGCGGCGTTCTTCAAGGACCCATTGAGGGAGATGGATAAAAGCATGGCGGTTGGCGTAGGCGGACATGTCGACGACTTGTCCGAAGCGTTGGGCCACTTCTCTTAAGGCCATGGCGGCTTGGTAAGGAGGGCCGCGAGGAGGCTTGTTGTCGAGGTCCCACAGAACGACCACTTTCTTCTGCTTTGCAGCCCATACCCCATCGCTATTCTTCGCCATATCAATCTCTGGTGTTGCTGCCGAGGCCGCGTAATCAGCGGCGGATGCTCTGGTACGCCATTGGCGGTGCTTGGGACTCGGTGGTGCGGCCTTAGGGATGAACGACACGCTGAGTTGGAGACGGAGGCGGGCATTATTGAGCTTGAAAATTGGGGGTCCAAtgaaggggaaggtaagcttgGTTTTGTAGAGTAGAAGAGGAGGAGACGCCACCAGAGGAAGAATGTCAGGTGGGTTGCAGAGTGGATGCGTCATCGCTTCGACGATTAATCGATCCACTCACGGCTTGTCTGCTTCAGAGTTCAGCTTCGGCTTTGCGCACATGCTTTTGTTCACGGGTACAAAGCTTCTCGGCCGATGGAGGAGTCGAGGAGCACAGAGCAGACCATCGCGTCCAAGTTTCCATATCAAAATTTTCGTGTGAGGATAAGGGGATGGGTAAAATAAGAGAGCACCCTGGGCCTGGGGGATCCGGCTCGTCACCAACGACTGACGCTCCAACGAGCGTCCAACGACCTCGTGGATGGTCGACGCGTGGAAACGAGCGATCCAACGGCTGCGGCTCATGAACGACCTCGACGACTATGCTGTGGTTTTTGAATTCGACtcgtctccctctctctcttcacacCACAGTATCGCCCCCCTCTCAACTACTGGAGACGAGCAATCCAACGGCTCCGGCTACTGGACGACCTCGACGACTGACGCCGTGGTTTTTGAATTCAACTtgtctccctctttctctcttcacaCCACAGTACCGCCCCCCTCTCAAGTACTCTGTACTCAGGTGGTTAACGGAGGAGAAGCAGTCCAAGACGTCGTTCAGCCATCGTTCAGCGAGTGAG
Protein-coding sequences here:
- the LOC122076639 gene encoding uncharacterized protein LOC122076639, with translation MTHPLCNPPDILPLVASPPLLLYKTKLTFPFIGPPIFKLNNARLRLQLSVSFIPKAAPPSPKHRQWRTRASAADYAASAATPEIDMAKNSDGVWAAKQKKVVVLWDLDNKPPRGPPYQAAMALREVAQRFGQVVDMSAYANRHAFIHLPQWVLEERREKRRTNILERKGLSTPAEPYVCGVCGRKCRTNLDLKKHFKQLHERERQKKLSRMRSLKGKKRQRFKERFISGNHKYNEAARSLITPKVGYGLASELRRAGVFVKTVEDKPQAADWALKRQMQHSMSRGIDWLFLVSDDSDFSDMLRRARDSNLRTVVVGDWQRALGRHADLWVPWIGVENGEVAEEDFMSVGRRIDEFSDGDNDFDDDGLLSIAYSDGESYDGSDLDRITDELLVRDTQFGSFRISAFSEGEEEDWMME